The following proteins are co-located in the Aggregatibacter aphrophilus ATCC 33389 genome:
- the atpD gene encoding F0F1 ATP synthase subunit beta, whose product MATGKIVQIIGAVIDVEFPQDAVPKVYDALKVESGLTLEVQQQLGGGVVRCIALGASDGLKRGLSVENTDKPISVPVGVKTLGRIMNVLGEPIDERGPIGAEEEWAIHRSAPSYEEQSNSTELLETGIKVIDLICPFAKGGKVGLFGGAGVGKTVNMMELIRNIAIEHSGYSVFAGVGERTREGNDFYHEMTESNVLDKVSLVYGQMNEPPGNRLRVALTGLTMAEKFRDEGRDVLFFVDNIYRYTLAGTEVSALLGRMPSAVGYQPTLAEEMGVLQERITSTKTGSITSVQAVYVPADDLTDPSPATTFAHLDSTVVLSRQIASLGIYPAVDPLDSTSRQLDPLVVGQEHYDVARGVQGILQRYKELKDIIAILGMDELSEDDKLVVARARKIERFLSQPFFVAEVFTGSPGKYVPLKETIRGFKGILDGEYDHVPEQAFYMVGSIEEVLEKAKNM is encoded by the coding sequence ATGGCAACAGGTAAAATTGTGCAAATCATCGGTGCGGTGATTGACGTCGAATTTCCACAAGATGCAGTACCAAAAGTTTATGATGCATTAAAAGTTGAATCGGGTTTAACCCTTGAAGTTCAACAACAATTAGGTGGTGGTGTGGTACGCTGTATCGCACTAGGTGCTTCAGACGGTTTAAAACGTGGTTTAAGTGTTGAAAATACCGATAAACCAATTTCAGTACCGGTTGGTGTAAAAACCCTTGGTCGTATTATGAACGTATTGGGTGAACCGATTGATGAAAGAGGTCCTATCGGCGCGGAAGAAGAATGGGCAATTCACCGCTCTGCACCAAGTTATGAAGAGCAGTCCAACAGCACCGAATTATTAGAAACCGGTATCAAAGTTATCGACTTAATTTGTCCATTCGCGAAGGGTGGTAAAGTCGGTTTATTCGGTGGTGCGGGTGTTGGTAAAACCGTAAATATGATGGAATTAATCCGTAATATTGCGATTGAGCACTCAGGTTACTCTGTATTCGCCGGTGTAGGTGAGCGTACCCGTGAAGGTAACGACTTCTACCACGAAATGACAGAATCTAACGTATTAGACAAAGTATCCTTGGTTTACGGACAAATGAATGAGCCGCCGGGTAACCGTTTACGTGTTGCTTTAACCGGTTTAACAATGGCAGAAAAATTCCGTGACGAAGGTCGAGATGTATTATTCTTCGTAGATAATATCTATCGTTATACCCTTGCAGGGACTGAAGTATCGGCACTTTTAGGCCGTATGCCATCTGCGGTAGGTTATCAGCCGACACTTGCAGAAGAAATGGGTGTGTTACAAGAACGTATTACATCAACCAAAACCGGTTCTATCACCTCCGTACAAGCCGTTTATGTACCTGCGGATGACTTAACCGACCCATCTCCGGCAACGACCTTTGCGCACTTAGACTCCACAGTAGTATTAAGCCGTCAAATTGCGTCTTTAGGTATTTACCCTGCGGTTGACCCATTGGATTCCACTTCACGTCAATTAGACCCGTTAGTAGTAGGCCAAGAGCACTATGATGTTGCTCGTGGCGTACAAGGTATTTTACAACGCTATAAAGAATTAAAAGATATCATCGCCATTCTTGGTATGGATGAGTTATCCGAAGATGACAAACTTGTGGTGGCACGTGCGCGTAAAATCGAACGTTTCCTATCACAACCGTTCTTCGTAGCGGAAGTCTTTACCGGTTCTCCGGGTAAATATGTACCATTAAAAGAAACTATTCGTGGTTTCAAAGGTATTTTAGACGGTGAATATGACCATGTTCCTGAACAAGCGTTCTATATGGTTGGTTCTATTGAAGAAGTGCTAGAAAAAGCCAAAAATATGTAA
- a CDS encoding F0F1 ATP synthase subunit epsilon has product MATFNLTVVSAEEKIFSGDVKSIQATGIEGELGVLPGHTPLLTAIKPGIVKLTLEDDNEEVIYVSGGFLEVQPTIVTVLADVAIRGNELDSERILAAKKRAEDNIREHHSDANYEVLTAKLSKELAKLRAYELTEKLVKSKR; this is encoded by the coding sequence ATGGCAACGTTTAATTTAACCGTAGTAAGTGCAGAAGAAAAAATCTTTTCCGGCGATGTGAAAAGTATTCAAGCAACAGGAATTGAGGGTGAACTCGGTGTTTTACCGGGCCACACCCCGTTGCTTACTGCCATTAAACCGGGCATTGTTAAACTAACTTTAGAAGACGATAACGAAGAAGTTATCTATGTTTCTGGTGGTTTTTTAGAAGTTCAACCGACCATTGTTACCGTGTTGGCCGATGTTGCCATTCGTGGTAATGAATTGGATAGCGAACGTATTTTAGCCGCTAAAAAACGTGCTGAAGACAATATTCGTGAACATCATTCCGATGCTAACTACGAAGTGTTAACAGCGAAACTTTCTAAAGAGTTGGCAAAATTACGCGCTTACGAACTTACAGAAAAACTAGTGAAATCAAAACGCTAA